Proteins from a genomic interval of Trifolium pratense cultivar HEN17-A07 linkage group LG6, ARS_RC_1.1, whole genome shotgun sequence:
- the LOC123889759 gene encoding ferritin-1, chloroplastic-like isoform X1, which yields MALSSSKVSSFNGFSLSPISGNGFKKLDLSSFCNLRVDKKCGSGKFTVCAATTVPLTGVIFEPFEEVKKDYLAVPIVPQVSLARQNFADECESVINEQINVEYNVSYVYHSMFAYFDRDNVALKGFAKFFKESSEEEREHAEKLMKYQNIRGGRVVLHPIKNVPSEFEHVEKGDALHAMELALSLEKLTNEKLLNVHSVADRNNDPEMTHFIESEFLAEQVEAIKKISEYVSQLRRVGKGHGVWHFDQRLLHEEHAA from the exons ATGGCTCTTTCTTCTTCTAAAGTTTCATCCTTTAATGGATTTTCTCTCTCACCCATTTCTGGGAATGGTTTTAAAAAGCTAGATTTATCATCTTTTTGTAATTTGAGAGTTGATAAGAAATGTGGAAGTGGAAAGTTTACGGTTTGTGCAGCAACAACGGTTCCTTTGACTGGTGTTATATTTGAACCGTTTGAAGAGGTTAAAAAGGATTATCTTGCTGTTCCAATTGTTCCTCAAGTTTCTTTGGCGAGACAGAATTTTGCTGATGAATGTGAATCTGTTATTAATGAGCAGATTAA TGTGGAATACAATGTTTCATATGTGTACCACTCCATGTTTGCATACTTTGATAGGGACAACGTGGCTCTCAAGGGATTTGCAAA GTTCTTCAAGGAATCTAGTGAAGAAGAGAGAGAACATGCAGAAAAGCTTATGAAATATCAG AACATTCGTGGTGGAAGAGTTGTACTTCACCCCATCAAGAATGTGCCGTCAGAATTTGAGCATGTCGAAAAAGGGGATGCATTGCATG CAATGGAATTAGCTTTGTCTTTGGAGAAGTTAACAAATGAGAAACTTCTGAATGTGCATAGT GTCGCAGACCGCAACAATGATCCTGAAATGACACACTTCATTGAAAGCGAGTTTTTGGCTGAACAG GTTGAAGCAATTAAGAAGATATCAGAGTATGTGTCTCAATTGAGAAGGGTTGGAAAGGGTCATG GTGTTTGGCACTTTGATCAAAGACTTCTTCATGAGGAACATGCAGCTTGA
- the LOC123889759 gene encoding ferritin-1, chloroplastic-like isoform X2 — MALSSSKVSSFNGFSLSPISGNGFKKLDLSSFCNLRVDKKCGSGKFTVCAATTVPLTGVIFEPFEEVKKDYLAVPIVPQVSLARQNFADECESVINEQIKFFKESSEEEREHAEKLMKYQNIRGGRVVLHPIKNVPSEFEHVEKGDALHAMELALSLEKLTNEKLLNVHSVADRNNDPEMTHFIESEFLAEQVEAIKKISEYVSQLRRVGKGHGVWHFDQRLLHEEHAA; from the exons ATGGCTCTTTCTTCTTCTAAAGTTTCATCCTTTAATGGATTTTCTCTCTCACCCATTTCTGGGAATGGTTTTAAAAAGCTAGATTTATCATCTTTTTGTAATTTGAGAGTTGATAAGAAATGTGGAAGTGGAAAGTTTACGGTTTGTGCAGCAACAACGGTTCCTTTGACTGGTGTTATATTTGAACCGTTTGAAGAGGTTAAAAAGGATTATCTTGCTGTTCCAATTGTTCCTCAAGTTTCTTTGGCGAGACAGAATTTTGCTGATGAATGTGAATCTGTTATTAATGAGCAGATTAA GTTCTTCAAGGAATCTAGTGAAGAAGAGAGAGAACATGCAGAAAAGCTTATGAAATATCAG AACATTCGTGGTGGAAGAGTTGTACTTCACCCCATCAAGAATGTGCCGTCAGAATTTGAGCATGTCGAAAAAGGGGATGCATTGCATG CAATGGAATTAGCTTTGTCTTTGGAGAAGTTAACAAATGAGAAACTTCTGAATGTGCATAGT GTCGCAGACCGCAACAATGATCCTGAAATGACACACTTCATTGAAAGCGAGTTTTTGGCTGAACAG GTTGAAGCAATTAAGAAGATATCAGAGTATGTGTCTCAATTGAGAAGGGTTGGAAAGGGTCATG GTGTTTGGCACTTTGATCAAAGACTTCTTCATGAGGAACATGCAGCTTGA